In a single window of the Melanotaenia boesemani isolate fMelBoe1 chromosome 22, fMelBoe1.pri, whole genome shotgun sequence genome:
- the slc35f6 gene encoding solute carrier family 35 member F6, whose product MAWTKYQLFLAGLMLTTGSINTLSAKWADLFKAKGCDDGPERDFSHPFVQAVGMFLGEFSCLAVFYILLCHDRRRPEPTMNIGQSFNPLLFFPPAMCDMTATSIMYVALNMTSASSFQMLRGAVIIFTGLLSVAFLGRRLLPSQWLGISITILGLVIVGLADFVSGHRDDSHKLSDVITGDLLIIMAQIIVSVQMVLEEKFVYKHDVHPLRAVGTEGLFGFIVLSLLLIPMYFIHVGNFSNNPRHVLEDALDAFCQIGHKPLILLALLGNTVSIAFFNFAGISVTKEISATTRMVLDSLRTLVIWVVSLALGWESFHGLQVLGFLVLLLGTGLYNGLHLPLLARIPFCAAFVNREEERNAAERERLLNNGRGQADADT is encoded by the exons ATGGCATGGACAAAGTATCAGCTGTTTCTCGCGGGGCTTATGCTTACAACTGGCTCCATCAACACGCTGTCGGCCAA ATGGGCTGACTTATTTAAAGCGAAAGGTTGCGATGATGGGCCTGAACGTGACTTCTCACATCCATTTGTACAG GCAGTGGGGATGTTTCTGGGTGAGTTCAGTTGTCTGGCAGTCTTCTACATCTTGCTTTGCCATGACAGACGAAGGCCAGAACCAACGATGAATATCGGCCAGAGCTTCAaccctctcctcttcttccctcctGCCATGTGTGACATGACAGCCACTTCCATCATGTATGTTG CACTCAACATGACGAGCGCCTCCAGCTTCCAGATGCTTCGCGGAGCAGTCATCATCTTCACCGGTCTCCTTTCGGTGGCGTTTCTGGGGCGTCGCCTGTTGCCCAGTCAGTGGCTCGGTATCAGCATCACCATCCTTGGCCTGGTGATAGTGGGCCTCGCTGACTTTGTCAGTGGGCACAGAGATGACTCACATAAACTCAGTGATGTCATCACTG GTGATCTTCTGATCATTATGGCTCAGATCATTGTTTCAGTTCAGATGGTGCTGGAGGAAAAGTTTGTCTACAAACACGACGTTCATCCTCTTCGGGCTGTTGGAACTGAAG gactctttggttttattgtcctgtctctgctgctcatccctaTGTATTTCATCCATGTTGGCAACTTCAGCAACAACCCTCGGCATGTCCTGGAGGATGCGCTAGATGCTTTCTGTCAGATCGGACACAAGCCTCTCATTCTGTTGGCTCTGCTGGGCAACACGGTCAGCATTGCCTTCTTCAACTTCGCCGGGATCAGCGTCACTAAAGAGATCAGCGCCACCACCCGCATGGTGCTGGACAGCCTGCGTACGCTGGTTATCTGGGTGGTGAGTCTAGCCCTGGGTTGGGAGAGTTTTCACGGCCTGCAGGTTCTGGGCTTCTTGGTTCTGCTGCTGGGCACAGGACTCTACAATGGACTTCACCTCCCTCTGCTGGCCAGGATACCGTTCTGTGCTGCGTTTGTGAACAGAGAAGAGGAGCGCAACGcagcagaaagagagagattgCTTAATAACGGCAGGGGGCAGGCGGATGCAGACACATAA